One segment of Primulina huaijiensis isolate GDHJ02 unplaced genomic scaffold, ASM1229523v2 scaffold25443, whole genome shotgun sequence DNA contains the following:
- the LOC140967478 gene encoding AAA-ATPase At3g28580-like, whose protein sequence is MNPTKITPETWRTFGSAVLTFVFFWDLIRRYCPPELRLYFERSGRRISGFFNPTIQISIHEYIGSHMKSHEAYGMVEAYLSISSSKDAKKLKAEMAKENEAELVLSMDENEKTTDEFNGAQVVWISGKVPSPPQTTSFPYYREPEKRYYKLKFHRRYKKLITESYLEHVMKTGKDRIQARSRQRRLYTNGHSKSYWSHIAFEHPATFETLAMEQEKKEEIIEDLLSFTKSRDFYKRIGKAWKRGYLLYGPPGTGKSTMIAAMANFLDYDVYDFELTSVKNNTELRKLLAETTSRSIIVIEDIDCSLDLTGERKKKMEKSGETDTEITKKPSSRRDREAESGSQVTLSGLLNFIDGLWSSCARERLIVFTTNHVEKLDPALTRRGRMDKHIEFSYCKFEGFKVLAKNYLNLEEHPVFGSIQELMEKVKITPADVAEILMPKSAKEGPEECLQSLIHALEVQAKETNNVAAAAARENHEELVIELNRMDSQGSRN, encoded by the coding sequence ATGAATCCGACCAAAATAACGCCGGAGACGTGGAGAACCTTTGGATCGGCGGTCCTAACGTTTGTCTTTTTCTGGGACCTGATCCGAAGGTACTGTCCCCCGGAGCTCCGGCTGTACTTCGAGAGAAGTGGCCGCAGAATCTCTGGATTCTTTAATCCTACCATTCAAATTTCCATCCACGAATACATAGGCAGCCATATGAAATCTCACGAAGCCTATGGCATGGTTGAGGCCTATCTTAGTATCAGTTCATCCAAAGATGCTAAAAAACTCAAAGCAGAGATGGCTAAAGAGAATGAAGCTGAGCTAGTTTTAAGCATGgatgaaaatgagaaaactaCCGATGAGTTTAATGGAGCTCAAGTGGTGTGGATTTCGGGTAAAGTTCCGAGTCCTCCACAGACAACCTCTTTTCCTTACTACCGGGAGCCGGAGAAGAGATATTACAAGCTTAAATTCCACAGACGATACAAGAAATTGATAACCGAGTCGTATTTGGAGCATGTCATGAAGACAGGAAAGGATCGTATCCAAGCAAgaagcaggcagaggaggcTGTACACAAATGGCCATAGTAAGTCGTATTGGAGTCATATTGCGTTCGAGCATCCGGCTACGTTTGAAACTCTTGCGATGGAGCAGGAGAAAAAGGAGGAGATCATCGAGGATCTTTTGAGTTTTACCAAGAGTAGAGATTTCTATAAAAGGATCGGGAAGGCCTGGAAAAGGGGTTATTTACTGTATGGCCCGCCTGGAACTGGGAAATCAACGATGATTGCTGCGATGGCGAATTTCCTGGATTACGACGTTTACGATTTTGAGCTTACATCAGTGAAAAATAACACTGAGCTGAGAAAGCTTCTGGCGGAGACGACGAGTAGGTCTATCATAGTGATCGAAGATATAGACTGCTCGCTGGATTTAACAGGCGAAAGGAAGAAGAAAATGGAGAAATCTGGTGAAACAGATACCGAAATAACCAAGAAACCGAGTTCTCGTAGAGACAGAGAAGCTGAGAGTGGCAGCCAAGTCACCCTATCCGGGCTGCTGAACTTTATAGATGGACTGTGGTCATCCTGTGCAAGGGAGAGACTAATCGTGTTCACAACCAACCATGTAGAGAAGCTTGATCCGGCTCTCACAAGACGGGGTCGAATGGACAAGCATATCGAGTTTTCCTACTGTAAATTCGAGGGATTCAAGGTTCTTGCAAAGAATTACCTGAATCTCGAAGAGCATCCAGTGTTCGGATCCATTCAGGAGTTGATGGAGAAGGTTAAGATCACGCCGGCGGATGTCGCCGAGATTCTAATGCCAAAGTCCGCAAAGGAAGGCCCGGAGGAGTGCCTTCAAAGTCTGATTCACGCTCTCGAAGTACAGGCAAAAGAGACCAACAATGTAGCTGCCGCAGCTGCTCGAGAGAATCATGAAGAACTTGTAATAGAGTTGAATAGAATGGATTCCCAAGGATCAAGAAACTAG
- the LOC140967624 gene encoding HIPL1 protein-like: MGSIHFLTLICFLMLLQFLDLCFALPLCTDSRAPFTSNSSLDFCPYNGSTCCNSAQDLLLKQQFESMNISDSSCAPLLKSILCARCDPFSAQLFRIDDIPRQVPVLCNSTISPNSPQSKQEIINFCSQVWNTCQNISMFDSPFATGLQGRVGAPTSSNITKLTDNWQSQTDFCDAFGGSSDDNSVCFDGKPVNLTSVETPTPPNGMCLEKIANESYLNMVAHPDGSNRAFFSNQQGKIWLATIPQQGSGETIQINQESPFLDLTDEVHFDTQLGMLGLAFHPKFVENGRLFASFNCDKSTNTKCAGRCACNSDVNCDPSKLVGDSGAQPCQYQSVIAEYSVNGTASQPSSAKSASPLEIRRIFTMGLPFTSHHGGQILFGPKDGYLYFMMGDGGGIGDPLNFAQNKKSLLGKILRFDVDNIPSADVVNQLGLWGNYAIPNDNPFVEDKELEKEIWALGLRNPWRCSFDSSRPSYFVCADVGQDLYEEVDLITKDGNYGWRNYEGPFTGVAPQSPVGNTSADAITPIFPVMGYNHSEVNSNQGSASITGGYFYRSMTDPCINGRYLYADLYASSIWTGFENPINSGNFSSSKISFTCANDSPMSCSFAPNSPILALSYIFSFGEDNNKDVYLLTNSGVYRIVRPSRCEYTCAKEIVESPGSTSPPRSKGDVLQGRYMVLMAFISFLCLLVVNFG; encoded by the exons ATGGGAAGCATTCATTTCTTGACTTTAATTTGCTTCTTGATGCTGCTGCAGTTTCTTGATCTTTGTTTTGCTCTCCCTTTATGTACTGATTCAA GAGCACCCTTTACTTCAAACTCAAGTCTGGATTTTTGTCCTTACAATGGATCCACATGCTGCAACTCGGCTCAAGATTTGCTGTTGAAGCAGCAATTTGAATCTATGAACATTTCAGATTCTTCATGTGCTCCCCTTCTCAAATCTATCCTTTGTGCG AGGTGTGATCCATTTTCAGCCCAACTCTTTAGAATCGACGACATCCCTAGACAAGTTCCGGTTTTGTGCAACTCCACTATCTCACCCAATTCACCACAATCTAAGCAAGAAATTATCAACTTTTGTTCACAAGTATGGAATACTTGTCAAAACATATCCATGTTTGATTCACCCTTCGCAACTGGACTACAAGGTCGAGTTGGAGCACCGACCAGCTCAAACATTACAAAGCTGACTGATAACTGGCAATCgcaaactgatttttgtgatgCATTTGGTGGATCATCTGATGATAATTCGGTATGTTTTGATGGCAAACCAGTCAATTTGACCAGTGTAGAAACTCCCACGCCTCCCAATGGTATGTGCCTAGAAAAAATTGCAAATGAATCTTACCTAAACATGGTTGCTCATCCTGATGGCTCAAATCGTGCCTTTTTCTCGAACCAGCAAGGCAAGATCTGGTTAGCGACAATACCTCAACAGGGCTCGGGTGAAACGATACAAATCAATCAAGAATCTCCGTTTCTCGACTTGACTGATGAAGTTCATTTTGATACACAGTTAGGAATGCTTGGTCTAGCATTTCATCCAAAGTTTGTAGAAAACGGGCGTCTCTTTGCCTCGTTTAACTGTGATAAGTCAACGAATACGAAATGTGCAGGAAGATGTGCATGTAACTCGGATGTGAATTGTGATCCTTCAAAACTAGTGGGCGACAGTGGAGCGCAGCCTTGCCAGTATCAGAGTGTTATTGCTGAGTATTCCGTTAACGGTACCGCATCTCAGCCATCCTCG gCAAAAAGTGCCAGCCCTTTGGAAATCAGAAGGATTTTCACTATGGGACTTCCTTTTACTTCACACCATGGGGGACAAATTCTTTTTGGACCTAAAGATGGATATTTGTACTTCATGATGGGAGATGGAGGGGGTATTGGAGATCCACTTAATTTTGCACAAAACAAGAAATCTTTGCTTGGAAAGATATTGAGGTTCGATGTTGATAACATACCAA GTGCAGATGTTGTTAATCAGCTTGGTTTGTGGGGAAACTATGCAATCCCAAATGACAACCCGTTTGTCGAAGATAAAGAACTCGAAAAAGAAATATGGGCTTTAGGACTTCGAAATCCTTGGCGCTGCAGTTTTGATTCCTCAAGGCCTTCTTATTTTGTATGTGCAGATGTAGGGCAG GATCTATATGAAGAGGTTGATTTGATCACCAAGGATGGAAACTATGGGTGGCGCAACTATGAAGGCCCTTTCACCGGTGTAGCCCCCCAGTCGCCGGTTGGGAATACTTCAGCCGATGCAATAACACCAATATTTCCTGTTATGGGATATAATCACTCTGAAGTCAACTCAAACCAAGGCTCAGCATCAATAACAGGGGGCTATTTTTATCGGTCCATGACTGATCCATGTATCAACGGAAG GTATTTATATGCAGATCTGTATGCAAGTTCTATATGGACAGGATTTGAAAATCCGATAAACAGTGGAAACTTCAGCAGCAGCAAGATCTCTTTCACTtgtgccaatgactctcctatgaGCTGCAGTTTTGCTCCAAACAGTCCAATTCTTGCTCTGAGTTACATCTTTTCGTTCGGGGAAGATAATAATAAGGACGTCTATCTCCTGACTAATAGCGGGGTTTACAGGATTGTTCGCCCAAGTCGTTGCGAATACACTTGTGCCAAGGAAATCGTGGAGTCTCCAGGTTCCACTTCTCCCCCTCGTTCGAAAGGAGATGTGCTTCAAGGTCGATATATGGTATTAATGGCTTTTATCTCATTTTTATGTTTGCTTGTTGTAAATTTTGGCTAG